Proteins encoded in a region of the Scomber scombrus chromosome 16, fScoSco1.1, whole genome shotgun sequence genome:
- the dclk3 gene encoding serine/threonine-protein kinase DCLK3, with translation MEKAFNNPTPAPPFFLMPIPASVPPASLLKRSGGAPQPWPIHPHPTGPINRTHCPPPHLPLFHTRHAEESAERPHLVTIVRPCGQSTLRKVTVLLNRRGVVSFEQLLLDISEALGFPRWHRARVTRLYTSYAIEVKGVCDFFRGDVAFVALGKARPELSSVQEALEELFPEHSSYRAEALLVWEKKLRPAPDKAAKADSGYSEGTDSSGTHDDTNRQIKNQTSTHTPRFADKHQAENRNSDTQKSHKKNMCRKLARLPNHLQKLCVRGGIREPQPSIIGPFKHEGLREADIPSPTLCENCLARRTKHQGPERIDPLSGRVPLPPVLRKQKGSSSIVEDVRKLDIHISPPPPQPTCRVEERNLPQLQLLNPLPGVGAERTTFDLPSDDSEVTLLDIERCYEIGRVVGDGNFAVVRECRRRDNNQTLAVKIVERSKLVGREHMMQNELSLLGSLCHPHIVRLLAHHHTHTHSYLVMELVSGGDLFEAISEIGKFSEAEAGLMVSDVSEALNYIHCKSIVHRDLKPENLLIERVAAGICRLKLGDFGLAMVVTEPVFTICGTPTYVAPEILSETGYGVAVDIWALGVILYILLCGFPPFRSRDRDQEELFQLIKQGQLHFLPPYWDPISEEARCLVRALLQSDPTVRLTAEQTLLHPWVKAMASICRQRALTDNPENTVHPGVEPERVQRPAQINVEEGATDKRHTSSEVLPTHKVELSRHYEGQAEMSTGRRKEENIPPQQLLIEISTVQSVSPQIKVHTPSEATPGHQKLESSSTDSPRKLVIQHSGLNLSNTDCDSISPTSPSQLNAPAAQTETVLTETHQSTQKSQLQTPNLQPPATVGHSTQHHPSFHPAATSSTHFLHQQNFTSPLNNPTTATTQNHSAENHDDLTTDTTINHSH, from the exons ATGGAGAAGGCTTTCAATAACCCAACTCCTGCTCCTCCATTCTTCCTCATGCCTATCCCGGCTTCAGTGCCTCCTGCCTCCTTGTTGAAGCGTTCTGGTGGGGCACCCCAGCCGTGGCCCATCCACCCCCATCCTACGGGACCGATCAACAGGACCCACTGCCCCCCTCCTCACCTGCCTCTCTTCCATACCCGTCATGCAGAGGAAAGTGCCGAGCGGCCCCATCTGGTCACCATCGTCCGCCCCTGTGGTCAAAGTACACTGCGGAAG GTAACGGTGCTTTTAAACCGTAGGGGTGTGGTGTCCTTCGAACAACTGCTATTGGATATCTCTGAAGCGTTGGGATTTCCTCGCTGGCACAGGGCCAGAGTCACACGCTTGTACACATCTTATGCCATAGAG GTTAAAGGTGTGTGCGACTTCTTTCGTGGTGATGTGGCTTTTGTGGCATTGGGAAAGGCTCgtccagagctgagcagtgtgCAGGAGGCGCTGGAGGAGCTGTTTCCTGAACATTCCAGCTACCGAGCCGAAGCACTGCTGGTCTGGGAGAAGAAACTCCGGCCAGCGCCAGATAAAGCAGCTAAAGCCGACAGCGGGTACAGTGAGGGGACAGACAGCAGCGGGACACACGATGATACAAATAGACAAATCAAGAATCAGACCAGTACACACACTCCTCGCTTTGCAGACAAACACCAGGCAGAAAATCGTAATTCAGACACTCAGAAGTCACATAAAAAGAATATGTGCAGAAAACTTGCTCGCCTTCCAAACCATCTGCAGAAGCTCTGTGTGAGGGGCGGTATCAGAGAGCCACAGCCATCCATCATTGGTCCATTCAAACATGAAGGTCTTAGAGAAGCAGACATACCCTCTCCTACACTGTGTGAAAACTGCTTGGCAAGAAGAACTAAACATCAGGGTCCAGAACGGATCGATCCACTCTCTGGGAGGgtccctcttcctcctgtgtTGAGGAAACAAAAAGGAAGTTCATCTATTGTGGAGGATGTGAGAAAATTAGACATTCATATCAGCCCTCCACCTCCTCAGCCAACCTGCAGAGTTGAGGAGAGGAATCTTCCCCAGTTACAACTATTAAATCCACTTCCAGGAGTGGGTGCAGAGAGGACAACCTTTGACCTTCCCTCAGATGACAGTGAAGTCACTTTGTTAGATATCGAGCGTTGCTATGAAATTGGACGTGTGGTTGGAGATGGAAACTTTGCGGTGGTGCGAGAGTGCCGCCGTCGTGACAACAATCAAACCCTCGCTGTGAAGATTGTGGAGCGCTCCAAGCTCGTTGGTCGAGAGCACATGATGCAGAATGAGCTGAGTCTTCTGGGTAGCCTGTGTCACCCTCACATAGTGCGTCTGTTGGcgcaccatcacacacacactcactcctaCCTGGTCATGGAGCTGGTGAGTGGGGGGGATCTGTTTGAGGCCATCAGTGAGATTGGGAAGTTTTCAGAAGCGGAGGCAGGACTGATGGTGTCAGATGTGAGCGAAGCGCTAAATTACATCCACTGCAAGAGCATCGTCCACCGAGACCTCAAACCAGAGAACCTGCTG ATAGAGCGTGTTGCTGCTGGCATCTGTCGGCTGAAGCTGGGAGACTTTGGTCTTGCCATGGTTGTGACTGAGCCAGTCTTTACTATATGTGGCACGCCCACATATGTAGCCCCGGAGATTCTCTCTGAAACAG GTTACGGGGTAGCTGTGGACATATGGGCACTGGGTGTTATTCTCTACATCCTGCTATGTGGCTTCCCCCCATTTCGCAGTCGGGATCGAGACCAGGAAGAACTGTTCCAGCTAATAAAACAAGGACAGCTCCACTTCCTGCCCCCCTATTGGGACCCCATCTCAGAGG AAGCCAGATGCCTTGTTCGAGCTCTGCTTCAGTCAGATCCCACAGTGCGGCTAACAGCTGAGCAGACCCTGCTGCATCCTTGGGTGAAGGCAATGGCTTCAATTTGCAGGCAGAGGGCGCTCACAGACAATCCTGAGAACACAGTACATCCTGGAGTAGAACCAGAGAGAGTCCAGAGACCAGCTCAGATCAACGTGGAAGAAGGAGCAACAGACAAAAGACACACCAGCAGCGAAGTGTTGCCCACACACAAAGTGGAGCTAAGCAGACACTATGAAGGACAAGCTGAGATGAgcacaggaagaagaaaagaggagaatatACCTCCACAGCAGCTATTAATAGAGATAAGTACAGTCCAGAGCGTCTCTCCACAGATCAAAGTACACACACCTTCAGAGGCCACACCTGGACACCAGAAACTCGAGAGCAGCTCTACAGACTCACCGAGGAAGCTAGTTATTCAGCATTCAGGTCTGAATCTGTCAAACACAGACTGTGACTCCATCAGCCCAACCAGCCCGAGTCAGCTAAATGCCCCTGCAGCCCAAACTGAAACAGTTTTGACTGAAACACACCAATCAACACAAAAAAGCCAACTGCAGACACCTAATTTACAACCTCCAGCCACAGTGGGTCACTCAACACAACATCATCCATCCTTCCACCCAGCAGCCACTTCTTCAACTCATTTCCTCCATCAGCAAAACTTCACCTCTCCACTGAACAATCCTACCACAGCCACCACCCAAAACCACTCAGCCGAAAACCACGACGATCTGACCACTGACACCACAATCAACCACTCGCACTGA